The following proteins are co-located in the Bacillus pumilus genome:
- a CDS encoding gamma-glutamylcyclotransferase → MTKKTLFVYGALLKHEEHHEAYMKENRPLAKSAWINGRLYDTGAGYPACILTGKSTVYGELYEVTAETLNKLDALEEWYDKQEIDVMTDQGPKAAIVYTLPEQMASGLKEIESGSWKEYRLWQRQPSSFYYFAYGSCMDDARFKLAKVDHYFKRIVGGGALDRFTTRFTLVRPDGSRADMVEDGGETEGVLYEVPFDAIRYLYKREGVYEGTYRPAFVDVKMGDQVYEDCLTFLVLQKSEEIAPPGHYRSEIEKGADLYLSEAFRKKIRSHMDSLTKS, encoded by the coding sequence ATGACGAAGAAAACTTTATTTGTATATGGGGCGCTTCTAAAACATGAAGAGCACCATGAGGCGTATATGAAAGAAAACAGGCCATTAGCTAAATCAGCTTGGATAAATGGAAGGCTATACGATACTGGTGCAGGATACCCTGCGTGTATTCTCACGGGAAAAAGCACAGTATATGGGGAATTGTATGAGGTGACCGCTGAAACGTTGAATAAGTTAGACGCGCTAGAGGAATGGTATGACAAGCAGGAAATTGATGTCATGACGGATCAAGGACCAAAGGCAGCCATTGTATACACATTACCAGAGCAGATGGCATCAGGGCTGAAGGAAATTGAGAGCGGCAGCTGGAAAGAATATAGACTGTGGCAGCGTCAGCCGTCATCCTTCTATTATTTTGCCTATGGCTCCTGTATGGATGATGCAAGGTTTAAGCTAGCTAAAGTCGATCATTACTTCAAACGAATCGTCGGAGGCGGTGCACTTGACCGCTTTACAACTAGATTTACATTGGTGCGGCCTGATGGATCAAGAGCCGATATGGTAGAAGACGGCGGAGAAACAGAGGGCGTTTTATATGAGGTGCCTTTTGATGCCATTCGTTATTTGTACAAACGAGAGGGTGTATATGAGGGTACTTATCGTCCAGCTTTTGTCGATGTCAAAATGGGTGATCAAGTATATGAGGATTGTTTAACCTTTCTCGTCCTTCAAAAGAGCGAAGAAATCGCTCCGCCAGGTCATTATCGCAGTGAAATTGAAAAAGGAGCAGACCTTTACTTAAGTGAAGCGTTCCGCAAAAAAATTCGTTCGCATATGGATTCATTAACCAAATCGTAG
- the ade gene encoding adenine deaminase → MDKELFRHQIEVAAKRKKAALVIKHAKVMDVFNQEWIDADVAVENGKIVGIGEYEGEQELDAAGQMLIPGFIDGHVHIESSMVTPAEFSKAVVPRGVTSVVTDPHEIANVSGITGIRFMLEEARKATLNIYFMLPSCVPAVSFERSGATLKAKDLKPLYQEKEVLGLAEVMDYVGVEQAEEDMLQKLLDAQNENKLIDGHLAGLTDRLINVYRTANVQTDHEVTTAQEALERVKRGMYVMLREGSVAKNVKNVLPAVNEKNARRFFFCTDDKHLDDLMAQGSIDEQVRMSIKEGLDPFLAYQMGSLNAAECFGLSTKGAIAPGFDADFMLISDLHQVDITSVFIAGELVSQHGDYQPSVEKISPSPALLQSVHAVDVQDKDLTLPITDDQKMNVIRIIPNQLETKLEQVSPSEINGQFTSDTERDVLKMVLVERHQGLSEIGVGIVSGFGLKEGAIATTVAHDSHNLIAVGTNDADMIKAIETLKEAGGGLTVVRDGQPLHTLPLPISGLLSDQPAHLVNESLHALHEALKETGFALDFNPFLTLSFLALPVIPDVKMTTKGLFDVRSFQHLPIQS, encoded by the coding sequence TTGGATAAGGAGCTTTTCAGACATCAAATTGAGGTAGCTGCAAAGAGAAAAAAAGCAGCCCTAGTGATTAAACATGCGAAGGTTATGGACGTGTTTAACCAGGAATGGATAGACGCTGATGTCGCTGTTGAAAATGGAAAAATAGTAGGGATTGGAGAATACGAGGGAGAGCAGGAGCTGGATGCAGCCGGTCAAATGCTTATACCTGGCTTTATTGATGGGCACGTTCATATCGAGTCCTCCATGGTGACCCCTGCTGAATTCTCCAAAGCTGTCGTTCCCCGCGGTGTGACAAGTGTCGTAACAGACCCGCATGAAATTGCCAACGTTTCAGGTATAACAGGCATCCGTTTTATGCTGGAAGAAGCGAGAAAAGCTACCTTAAATATATATTTTATGCTGCCATCCTGTGTGCCGGCTGTCAGCTTTGAACGATCAGGTGCTACGCTAAAAGCGAAAGATTTAAAGCCTCTTTATCAAGAGAAAGAGGTTCTTGGTCTTGCTGAGGTGATGGACTATGTCGGTGTAGAGCAGGCAGAAGAAGATATGCTTCAAAAACTGCTCGATGCTCAAAACGAGAACAAATTAATTGATGGCCACCTAGCAGGCTTAACAGACCGATTAATAAACGTCTACCGGACAGCAAATGTCCAAACAGATCATGAGGTGACAACAGCTCAGGAAGCCCTTGAACGTGTAAAACGAGGCATGTATGTCATGCTGAGAGAAGGATCTGTTGCCAAAAACGTGAAAAATGTTTTACCAGCTGTCAATGAGAAAAATGCGAGACGCTTTTTCTTTTGTACCGATGATAAACATTTAGATGATCTCATGGCGCAAGGAAGTATTGATGAGCAGGTGCGTATGTCCATCAAAGAAGGATTGGATCCCTTTTTAGCGTATCAAATGGGGAGTTTAAATGCAGCAGAGTGTTTTGGTCTTAGCACAAAGGGAGCGATTGCGCCAGGCTTTGATGCGGATTTTATGCTCATTTCTGACCTTCATCAAGTAGACATCACAAGCGTATTTATTGCAGGCGAATTGGTTTCACAGCATGGAGATTACCAGCCAAGTGTTGAAAAGATATCACCGAGTCCTGCATTATTACAATCTGTCCATGCAGTGGATGTTCAAGATAAAGATCTTACACTGCCTATCACAGATGATCAAAAGATGAATGTCATTCGCATCATTCCGAATCAGCTTGAAACGAAATTAGAACAAGTATCTCCTTCAGAAATCAATGGACAATTTACTAGTGATACAGAAAGAGATGTATTAAAAATGGTGCTTGTCGAACGTCATCAAGGTTTATCTGAGATTGGGGTAGGGATTGTCAGTGGCTTTGGCTTAAAAGAGGGAGCCATTGCAACAACTGTGGCGCATGATTCTCATAACTTAATTGCTGTTGGCACAAATGATGCCGATATGATCAAAGCCATTGAGACGTTAAAAGAAGCAGGCGGCGGATTGACTGTTGTGAGGGACGGCCAGCCTCTTCATACACTTCCATTACCGATCTCTGGTTTATTATCAGATCAACCAGCACATCTAGTAAATGAAAGTCTTCATGCACTCCATGAAGCGTTAAAAGAAACAGGTTTTGCCTTAGATTTCAATCCATTTTTGACGCTATCTTTCTTGGCACTCCCAGTCATTCCTGATGTAAAAATGACGACAAAGGGATTGTTTGATGTCAGAAGCTTTCAGCATCTCCCAATTCAATCATAA
- a CDS encoding aminopeptidase, producing MSSFKKQLDQYAKTIVEVGVNVQKGQEVVVSAFTESADLVRLVAKHAYERGAKNVHIRWSDGVLTRLKYEHAPQDVFEQFPEWEAQMMETIAKRGGAFITILSESPDLLRGIDSKKIAAQQKAAGSALHTYRQYVQSDKVAWTVVGAASKDWAKKIFPDHTDEEAVALLWDQIFKVARADQADPVDAWKKHDESLNEKVKVLNERHYHKLHYAAPGTDLTIELPEQHIWVGAGSVSERGVSFMANMPTEEVFTVPKKDGVNGIVSSTKPLSYAGNIIDEFTLTFENGRIVDVKAKEGEDILTSLVETDEGSHYLGEVALVPDDSPISNSDILYYNTLYDENASNHLAIGSGYAFNIEGGKEMKREELDAAGVNSSITHVDFMIGSKEMNIDGITKDGKREPIFRNGNWAF from the coding sequence ATGAGTTCATTCAAAAAACAACTAGATCAATATGCAAAGACCATCGTTGAAGTCGGTGTGAATGTTCAAAAAGGACAGGAAGTGGTCGTATCGGCGTTTACGGAATCTGCAGACCTTGTTCGTCTTGTGGCAAAACACGCGTATGAGCGCGGGGCGAAAAACGTACATATCCGCTGGAGTGATGGTGTTCTCACCCGTTTAAAATACGAACATGCACCACAGGATGTTTTTGAGCAATTTCCGGAATGGGAAGCACAGATGATGGAAACCATCGCAAAACGCGGCGGCGCTTTTATTACCATCTTGTCGGAAAGCCCTGACCTTCTGCGAGGCATTGACTCGAAAAAAATCGCTGCACAGCAAAAGGCTGCTGGTTCAGCACTTCATACATATCGTCAATACGTCCAATCTGACAAAGTCGCTTGGACGGTCGTAGGTGCTGCATCAAAAGACTGGGCGAAAAAGATTTTCCCTGACCATACAGATGAAGAGGCTGTCGCTTTATTATGGGATCAAATCTTTAAAGTCGCACGTGCTGATCAAGCAGATCCTGTTGATGCGTGGAAAAAGCATGATGAGTCACTCAATGAAAAAGTAAAAGTATTAAATGAGCGTCACTACCATAAGCTGCACTATGCAGCACCAGGTACAGATTTAACGATCGAGCTCCCAGAGCAGCATATTTGGGTAGGAGCTGGCAGCGTGAGTGAGCGCGGTGTATCTTTCATGGCCAATATGCCGACAGAAGAAGTATTTACCGTACCTAAAAAAGATGGTGTGAACGGTATTGTCTCAAGTACAAAGCCGCTCAGCTATGCCGGAAATATCATTGATGAATTCACATTAACCTTTGAAAATGGCCGGATTGTGGATGTCAAAGCTAAAGAAGGCGAAGATATCTTAACATCACTGGTTGAAACAGATGAAGGTTCTCATTATTTAGGCGAGGTTGCCCTCGTACCAGATGATTCACCGATTTCAAACTCGGATATCCTCTATTACAATACACTTTACGATGAAAATGCATCGAACCACCTTGCCATCGGCAGCGGTTATGCGTTTAATATCGAAGGCGGAAAAGAGATGAAACGAGAGGAATTAGACGCAGCTGGTGTCAACAGCAGCATTACACACGTCGATTTCATGATTGGTTCAAAAGAAATGAATATTGATGGAATCACAAAAGACGGGAAGCGTGAACCGATCTTCCGTAATGGAAATTGGGCTTTTTAA
- the mreBH gene encoding rod-share determining protein MreBH, translating into MFQNAEIGIDLGTANILVYSKNKGIILNEPSVVAVDTETKTVLAVGSEAKEMIGKTPGKIVAIRPMKDGVIADYDMTTDLLKQIMKKAGKNIGFTFRKPTVVVCTPSGSTAVERRAISDAVKNCGAKHVHLIEEPVAAAIGADLPVDEPVANVVVDIGGGTTEVAIISFGGVVSCHSIRIGGDQLDEDIITFVRKKYNLLIGERTAEQVKMEIGYGLIEHEPESLEVRGRDLVTGLPKTITLDSHEIQGALRESLLHILEAIRATLEDSPPELSGDIVDRGVILTGGGALLNGIQEWLSQEIVVPVHIAANPLECVAIGTGRSLEVIDKLQKTLK; encoded by the coding sequence ATGTTTCAAAATGCCGAAATTGGAATTGATTTAGGAACAGCTAACATATTGGTTTATAGTAAAAACAAGGGAATTATTTTAAATGAACCGTCCGTCGTGGCAGTAGATACAGAAACAAAGACTGTACTTGCAGTCGGATCAGAAGCAAAAGAAATGATTGGGAAAACCCCTGGGAAAATTGTGGCGATCCGCCCGATGAAAGATGGTGTCATCGCTGATTATGATATGACAACAGATTTACTAAAACAAATTATGAAAAAAGCAGGAAAGAATATTGGATTTACCTTTAGAAAGCCGACCGTCGTTGTATGTACACCTTCTGGTTCAACAGCTGTCGAGCGCCGCGCGATCAGTGATGCTGTAAAGAATTGCGGGGCAAAGCATGTGCATTTAATTGAAGAACCTGTCGCAGCTGCAATCGGCGCTGATCTACCGGTAGACGAGCCTGTTGCAAACGTCGTCGTAGATATTGGCGGAGGAACAACCGAAGTGGCGATCATTTCATTTGGCGGCGTTGTCTCTTGTCATTCCATTCGAATTGGAGGAGATCAGCTGGATGAGGATATCATTACGTTTGTAAGAAAGAAATACAATCTATTGATCGGAGAGCGGACAGCCGAACAGGTGAAAATGGAAATTGGGTATGGACTCATTGAACATGAGCCTGAGTCATTAGAAGTGCGCGGACGCGATCTTGTCACAGGTCTTCCAAAAACGATCACGCTTGATTCTCATGAAATTCAAGGCGCCCTGCGAGAATCACTTCTTCATATTTTAGAAGCAATTCGTGCCACGTTAGAGGACAGCCCTCCAGAGCTAAGTGGTGATATTGTAGACCGCGGCGTGATTTTAACTGGCGGTGGTGCTCTTTTAAATGGCATTCAAGAATGGCTCTCTCAAGAGATTGTCGTTCCGGTTCATATTGCGGCAAATCCGCTGGAATGTGTAGCGATTGGAACAGGGCGTTCATTAGAAGTCATCGACAAATTGCAAAAAACATTAAAATAA
- the lepB gene encoding signal peptidase I has protein sequence MQSDAKQAKTEKKSSLFEWIKAILIALALVFLIRTFIFEPYVVEGESMDPTLHDGEKLFVNKTINYLGGVKRGDIVIINGKDGQKIHYVKRLIGLPGDTIEMKDDTLYINGKKVNEPYLKENKVHAKEYEVHLTGDFGPLKVPKNDYFVMGDNRLNSMDSRNGLGLIEKDRIVGTSEFVFFPFGDIRQTQ, from the coding sequence ATTCAATCTGATGCGAAGCAAGCCAAAACAGAGAAGAAAAGTTCACTGTTTGAATGGATCAAAGCCATTTTGATTGCACTTGCACTTGTCTTTCTCATCCGTACGTTCATATTTGAGCCGTATGTGGTGGAAGGAGAGTCAATGGACCCAACCCTTCATGACGGGGAAAAGCTGTTTGTAAACAAAACCATTAACTATCTCGGTGGTGTCAAACGCGGTGACATCGTCATTATAAATGGAAAAGATGGTCAGAAAATTCATTATGTAAAACGATTGATCGGCCTTCCAGGCGACACGATTGAAATGAAGGATGATACCCTTTACATTAATGGCAAAAAAGTAAATGAGCCTTATTTAAAAGAGAACAAGGTGCATGCGAAAGAGTATGAGGTGCATTTGACAGGGGATTTTGGTCCGCTGAAAGTACCGAAAAACGATTACTTTGTGATGGGTGACAACAGACTTAATTCCATGGACAGCCGAAATGGACTTGGACTCATTGAAAAGGATCGTATTGTCGGGACATCAGAATTTGTTTTCTTCCCATTTGGTGACATTCGACAAACACAATAA
- a CDS encoding ATP-binding protein, with translation MNKTYQVRIVLSVLAFILILSWGFFYYLGGYQINWPLDLAFTVVVLAGIWVVSGYVDRLNLLVSDLNKREKEAHELTERLNRITDNLQEIVFETNEKGQIIFLNQAWKQMTGYDIDECLGTMYNQYFDQEERVVKHLLSVIKEHKDAGRVELQLLHKEGKKVWGDVHYKLYFDEQHQFTGGIGTVADITKQKQAKLELEKSNQQLQMQAQKLAVAGQIAAGIAHEVRNPLTSVNGFLQLMKTQYPERTDYFDIIFSEIKRIDFVLSELLVLAKPQSVNFQEVRLHELLEQVITLLKTNAVLSNIDLKQPFKKQDAGAILADANQMKQLFINLIKNAIEAMPEGGSIYISTEKVMNEWKIIIQDEGKGMSEENIQKIYDPFFSTKKEGTGLGLTICATILKDHHGRMEVSSELGKGTAFHIYLPVCQKSRQ, from the coding sequence TTGAACAAAACATATCAAGTGCGGATCGTGTTATCTGTTCTTGCATTTATATTAATCTTAAGCTGGGGTTTCTTTTATTATCTAGGCGGCTATCAAATTAATTGGCCGCTCGATCTAGCCTTTACAGTCGTTGTTTTAGCTGGTATTTGGGTCGTCTCAGGCTATGTGGACCGGTTAAATTTACTTGTGTCAGATTTAAACAAGCGAGAAAAAGAAGCACACGAACTGACGGAGCGGCTGAATCGAATAACAGATAACTTGCAAGAAATCGTCTTTGAAACAAATGAAAAGGGTCAAATCATTTTTTTAAATCAAGCATGGAAACAAATGACGGGCTACGATATAGATGAATGTCTAGGCACGATGTACAATCAGTACTTTGATCAAGAAGAGCGTGTTGTCAAGCATTTGTTATCTGTGATAAAAGAACATAAGGATGCGGGCCGAGTTGAACTGCAGCTCCTCCATAAAGAGGGAAAGAAGGTATGGGGAGACGTTCATTACAAGCTCTACTTTGATGAGCAGCACCAGTTTACTGGAGGTATTGGAACGGTTGCCGATATCACGAAACAAAAGCAGGCAAAGCTCGAGCTTGAAAAATCCAATCAACAATTGCAAATGCAGGCGCAAAAGCTCGCCGTTGCAGGACAAATAGCCGCTGGAATTGCCCATGAAGTCAGAAATCCGCTGACATCAGTAAACGGCTTTTTACAGCTGATGAAAACACAATATCCCGAAAGAACCGATTATTTTGACATTATCTTTTCCGAAATTAAACGGATTGATTTTGTTTTAAGCGAGCTGCTTGTGTTAGCAAAGCCTCAATCGGTCAATTTTCAAGAAGTCCGGCTTCATGAGCTGTTAGAACAGGTGATTACCCTGCTAAAAACAAATGCAGTTCTTTCTAATATTGACCTCAAGCAGCCATTTAAAAAGCAGGATGCTGGGGCTATCTTAGCAGATGCCAACCAAATGAAGCAGCTGTTCATTAATTTAATCAAAAATGCCATTGAGGCGATGCCTGAAGGCGGTAGCATATACATATCAACAGAGAAAGTGATGAATGAATGGAAAATCATCATTCAAGATGAAGGGAAAGGGATGTCTGAAGAGAATATTCAGAAAATATATGACCCTTTCTTCTCAACTAAAAAAGAAGGGACAGGGCTTGGTCTGACCATCTGTGCGACGATTTTAAAAGATCATCACGGAAGAATGGAAGTATCCAGTGAGCTGGGAAAAGGCACAGCTTTTCATATTTATTTACCTGTGTGTCAAAAGAGCAGACAGTAG
- a CDS encoding protein YkpC (YkpC, a protein of only 43 or 44 amino acids, is found broadly in the genus Bacillus.), with protein sequence MLLDLGKRVVVTVILTGIILGGMSLSFSHMPPSNAQPVKQLNR encoded by the coding sequence ATGTTGCTTGATTTAGGTAAACGGGTCGTTGTCACAGTCATTTTAACGGGTATTATTTTAGGAGGAATGAGCCTGTCATTTTCACATATGCCCCCTTCTAATGCACAGCCTGTGAAACAACTGAACCGCTAA
- a CDS encoding ABC-F family ATP-binding cassette domain-containing protein: MIAVNNVSLRFADRKLFEEVNIKFTPGNCYGLIGANGAGKSTFLKILSGEIDAQTGDVHMSPGERLAILKQNHFEYEEFEVLKVVIMGHKRLYDVMQEKDAIYMKPDFSDEDGIRAAELEGEFAELNGWEAESEAAILLKGLGIPESLQSKKMSELGGSEKVKVLLAQALFGKPDVLLLDEPTNHLDLQAIQWLEEFLINFENTVIVVSHDRHFLNKVCTHIADLDFGKIQVYVGNYDFWYESSQLALKLSQDANKKKEEQIKQLQEFVARFSANASKSKQATSRKKLLDKISLDDIKPSSRKYPYVHFAPEREIGNDVLQVEGLSKTIDGVKVLDNVSFIMNREDKIAFLSRNELAVSTLFKILAGEMEPDSGTFKWGVTTSQAFFPKDNSEYFEGSDLDLVDWLRQYSPNDQSESFLRGFLGRMLFSGEEVKKKASVLSGGEKVRCMLSKMMLSGANILLLDEPTNHLDLESITALNNGLMSFKGAMLFSSHDHQFVETVANRMIEVTPNGIVDKQTTYDEFLADQDIQKRLNELYA; encoded by the coding sequence ATGATTGCAGTAAATAATGTTAGTTTGCGCTTTGCTGATCGTAAACTATTTGAAGAAGTAAATATTAAGTTCACTCCTGGCAACTGCTACGGACTAATTGGTGCCAACGGAGCTGGTAAATCAACGTTCCTAAAGATTCTTTCTGGAGAAATTGATGCTCAAACTGGCGATGTTCATATGAGCCCTGGTGAACGTTTAGCGATTTTAAAACAGAACCACTTTGAATACGAAGAGTTTGAAGTGTTAAAGGTCGTCATCATGGGTCATAAACGTCTATATGATGTGATGCAGGAAAAAGACGCGATCTATATGAAACCTGATTTCTCAGATGAAGACGGGATTCGTGCAGCGGAGCTTGAAGGTGAGTTCGCTGAGTTAAACGGTTGGGAAGCAGAAAGTGAAGCAGCGATCCTATTAAAAGGTCTTGGCATTCCAGAGAGCCTTCAATCAAAGAAAATGTCTGAGCTTGGCGGTTCTGAAAAGGTCAAAGTATTACTAGCCCAAGCTTTATTCGGTAAACCTGACGTTCTTCTTCTTGATGAGCCAACGAACCACTTGGACTTACAAGCGATTCAGTGGCTGGAAGAATTCTTAATTAACTTTGAAAATACCGTTATCGTCGTATCGCATGATCGTCACTTCTTAAACAAAGTGTGTACTCATATTGCGGACCTTGACTTTGGAAAAATCCAAGTATATGTCGGTAACTATGATTTTTGGTATGAATCCAGCCAATTGGCACTCAAACTAAGCCAAGATGCAAATAAGAAAAAAGAAGAACAAATTAAGCAGCTTCAAGAGTTCGTTGCCCGGTTCAGTGCGAACGCTTCTAAATCGAAGCAAGCGACATCAAGAAAGAAATTGCTTGATAAGATCTCTCTAGATGACATTAAGCCATCGTCTCGTAAATATCCGTATGTTCATTTTGCGCCAGAGCGTGAAATTGGAAATGATGTCCTTCAAGTAGAAGGTCTATCAAAAACGATTGACGGCGTGAAAGTACTTGATAACGTCAGCTTTATTATGAACCGCGAAGATAAAATTGCGTTCTTAAGCCGTAATGAGCTTGCTGTGTCCACTTTATTTAAAATCCTTGCTGGTGAGATGGAGCCAGACAGCGGGACGTTTAAATGGGGCGTAACAACGTCTCAAGCCTTTTTCCCGAAAGACAATAGTGAATACTTTGAAGGAAGCGACTTAGATCTTGTGGATTGGCTGCGTCAATATTCCCCTAATGATCAAAGTGAAAGCTTCTTACGAGGCTTCTTAGGACGTATGCTTTTCTCTGGAGAAGAAGTAAAGAAAAAAGCAAGTGTCTTATCAGGAGGAGAAAAGGTTCGTTGTATGTTATCAAAAATGATGCTGTCTGGAGCGAATATTCTGCTGTTAGATGAGCCGACGAACCATTTAGACCTAGAATCCATTACAGCGCTGAATAACGGCTTAATGAGCTTTAAAGGGGCTATGCTCTTCTCATCTCATGACCATCAGTTTGTTGAAACGGTTGCAAATCGTATGATCGAAGTGACGCCAAATGGCATTGTTGATAAACAAACAACATATGATGAGTTTTTAGCAGATCAAGACATTCAAAAGAGACTCAACGAGCTTTATGCGTAA
- a CDS encoding AbrB/MazE/SpoVT family DNA-binding domain-containing protein — MKSIGVVRKVDELGRIVMPIELRRALDIAIKDSMEFFIDGDKIVLKKYQPQGVCLMTGEITSENHEYGNGQITLSAEGAELLLKELQEALQQ, encoded by the coding sequence TTGAAATCTATCGGAGTCGTAAGAAAAGTAGATGAACTAGGGCGTATTGTTATGCCAATCGAATTGAGAAGAGCACTTGATATCGCAATTAAAGACAGTATGGAATTTTTTATAGATGGAGATAAAATCGTCTTGAAAAAATATCAGCCTCAAGGTGTTTGTCTCATGACTGGTGAGATTACTTCTGAGAATCATGAATATGGAAATGGTCAAATTACATTAAGCGCTGAAGGAGCAGAACTACTGCTAAAAGAGCTGCAAGAAGCCCTTCAGCAGTAA
- a CDS encoding potassium channel family protein, producing the protein MKKEYAVIGLGRFGGSICKALSEEGLEVMAMDMNEDRVNEYAKIASHAVIGDSTDESVLKNLGIRNFDHVIVAIGENIQASILTTIMLKELGVKMVTVKAQNDYHEKVLNKIGADRIVHPERDMGRRIAHKIISNNVLDYLELSDEYSLIEIVANSRLAGHSLLDLDIRARYGINIVAIKRGKEVIVSPLADEMIQKEDILIVIGAVADIGRFEKREMQNDY; encoded by the coding sequence ATGAAAAAAGAATATGCAGTCATTGGTCTTGGACGCTTTGGCGGAAGTATTTGCAAGGCGCTGAGCGAAGAAGGACTTGAAGTGATGGCCATGGATATGAATGAAGATCGAGTGAACGAATACGCTAAAATTGCGTCACATGCGGTGATTGGTGATTCGACGGATGAATCTGTTTTAAAAAACCTCGGCATTCGCAACTTTGATCATGTCATCGTCGCGATTGGAGAAAACATTCAGGCAAGTATTTTAACAACGATTATGCTGAAAGAGCTTGGCGTCAAAATGGTCACAGTGAAAGCGCAAAATGACTACCATGAAAAGGTACTCAACAAAATTGGAGCGGATCGCATCGTTCATCCAGAGCGAGACATGGGCAGGCGGATTGCGCATAAAATCATTTCCAACAACGTGCTGGATTATCTCGAGCTGTCAGATGAGTATAGCCTCATTGAAATCGTTGCAAACAGCAGACTTGCCGGGCATTCTCTTTTAGATCTTGATATTAGAGCAAGATATGGCATCAATATTGTAGCGATTAAGCGCGGGAAAGAAGTCATTGTTTCCCCGCTGGCAGATGAAATGATCCAAAAAGAAGATATCCTCATTGTTATTGGGGCAGTAGCAGATATTGGACGCTTTGAAAAACGAGAAATGCAGAACGACTATTAA